The following nucleotide sequence is from Geotrypetes seraphini chromosome 10, aGeoSer1.1, whole genome shotgun sequence.
aggggacgggatggggaaattgatttCTTGCGGGACACACAGATGtcccagcagagcagaggggcagctTAGTGGTCACTGCATTGGACTTCATATAAAGATGCCCAgcttcaaatttatttattattattttttttttataacttctatattcattttaaatcttacaacaagtgatcAAAATTACATCCTTGAAAAACTTTTACAAAAACACTTGAAATACTTTCTCTATATCATCATAAATAGACAAAATGTaaatcccttccccccacccttcctCAATTAATTTAAACGAACATATCATATAAATCTCATAATCTAATTATGCAATATTATTTCATACCAACCCCCTAAGTAAGAAATATATTATCAATGAAAAATGATGTCTACTCAtttcaaatgtatttattttaacatttatttactgcctaaacctaggcggtttacaaaaaaacatacataatattaaaacaatactTAAGGGCAAAACACGTTAACTGCCCCTGCAAAGCCTACACAGTCTACCAACAATTCCAATTTAACTAATTAGGTAATAAGAAAACAGTTGTGAAAAGTTGAGTTTTaagctcttctctctggaaaaaaggaggctcaggggagatatgatagagaccttcaagatcatgaggggcatagagagggtggatagggacagattcttcaggctgaaggggacaacaggtacgagggggcactcggagaaactgaagggagataggttcaaaacaaatgcaaggaagttttttttctcacaaagggtcgtggacacttggaatgcgctaccggaggaagtgatcaggcagagtacggtacagggattcaaacagggattggacgggtttctgagggataaagggatcgtgggatactgagggaggagctgggatgtaacacaagtatagaaagctaaccaggtaataagtatagaaacccaatcaggtcgtgcatgtgcaagaccggagggttaggacttcgatgggaagataggacttcaatgagaaaccaaggtggcaagggagccccttctggtgattcagacaggtcgtgacctgtttgggccgccgcgggagcggactgctgggcaggatggacctgtggtctgacccggcggaggcactgcttatgttcttatgcattctTTTGAAAGGCTTTCTATTTGGAGCGCCAGAATGACCAATCTCAGGGTCTCCATATGAAAAGACGGAACCCGGAGCACCCtattgacccctttcaaatctaaaatacaagaggattaattttcaaaatgtttagcaaatagaaaagtttttaaagatttacggaaagattgaaaagagctGGGACACCccaaaattaaaggaagttcattccataaaaAATTCTTTAGAAGTATGTATTTATTTGATCACATCAGTTCAGTTGTAAGGCAatgttttccaagtttccaagtttattatataatttgattaatcgcctatcacaatttctaggcgatgtacaatttcatAAATAATCAAATATGGGGAACAAATCAGACAAACAATAATCATATCgaattaaaaacaacaaatacAAACATTTCTATATATAGTTTAACTTATACATATAAACTCAAAGCAGAGGAAAAATTAATgggttacaatcaatattaatttaataacgtttaaggaaaaaacaataggaagggcaaCAGATAAAATTTATAATGACCGTCTCCGCATGATTCGTTCTCTTGCAAAATTTCTAGATCAAGCTTCGCTTAACATTCTCACCCAGTCTTTAGTAATCTCTTGCTTAgactatggcaggggtaggcaattccaatcctcgagagccggagccaggtcaggttttcaggatatccacaataaatatgcatgagatagatttgcagtctcaaggaggcagtgcgtgcaaatccatctcatacatattcattgtggatatcctgaaaacctgacccgactccggctctcgaggaccggaattgcctacccctggactaggcaacgccctatttaagggaattaCCCGACGCCATCAGATTATCCAGAACATAATGATCCCAGCGTAAGTAAGTGAACGTTTTGGAGTTAAAGGCCTTGCAGTCTCAGATCACAGGAAATGGGCCATTAACCTCAAAGATGTGGAAACTTAAAATGTGTTTCCTAATGTTGACTTCTCCTAGacgtgtttttttgtttttctcatCACAGGCCTTCCGGATGTAACATCTCTATTCACAGTGATTATTAAAGAAGAGGACGATGACCCCTTCATGGATCCTCCTGAATCAGAAACATCTGAACAGATTCATTCTTCTGTTACAGGCAAGCGTACCATGTATTTTTAATATACTTCTAAAACAGTTTTATGGACTCCAGAGAAAAGATGGAATGTAGAACATGAAATATAAATAATATTCAACAGTACAGCGAAAACAGTAAATAACAGCCAGATCTCCATCTCCTCCCCACCTCTCGTCTTCCCTTTACCTCTCCCCAAACCtcttctccttcctcctcccagTAACCAGAAAGTGCCTCTAAGAGTTGCTACTTGAGGAATATATATGCCATCCCATGATCCAACAAATTAACCCTCTAAATGGCTCCTGCTGCCCCTAAATCCACCTATTTTGCCCTCTCCATTTCCATACCATACCAttcctagatcggtagcatggaatgttgctactctttgggtttggccaggtacgggtgacctggattggccaccatgagaacgggcttgatggacctttggtctgacccagtaaggctattcttattttaggTGAGCAAAGTACAGGACAattaagtcattgtgacatcactgctgaggttggctgttaggcattggtggaatgaggcattgtgacatcactatctcagatctggaatgttgctgtcattggggttccagaatcttgctattctttgagatgctggaatgttgctactccttgggttttggccaggtactagggacctggattggccaccgtgagaacaggctactgggcttgatggacctttggtctgacccaataaggctattcttatgttcctttcaaATACTACATGTGGAGGGGGTGTTTTCAATATGACAACATCTAGATCTGAGCATACAGGCAGAAATTAGCAAAATATCAAGCACCCATTACCGCTGACCACTGCACAATAAACCAAATCTGGAGCACCTTTGAACCACTCGCCCAAGATGAGCTGCTCTCCCAACTAAACAAACTATCCACCAGAAGCAGCTTATTGGACAAATGCCCATCGCACCTTTACTCATTCATTGGCCGATTTCACTGATGAATAGTCTCTTAGAAGAGTGCCAGCTACCCGCCCAAATGAGGGGTggtgggggcagtccaccccaggcgccatcatccatcctcctctccattcccctcgctccttccccgccccttcccttcccccttccctccttaaTGTTCCAGCGTCAGAAAGAACCCTAACCTGCTGCTTGTATAAGCGTCAGCTCTTCCCAGAACCACGCTTAGGCAGTGgcatcggaggaagagccgaaACTGGCACGAGCAGTGGACTGGGGTTGCTGCTCTCGCCGGGAACGTCAAGGAGCAGATGGGgatgaggggggtggggaagagggcgggggacgGGGCGCCACCTCCCCaggcgcctcccaccctcgctatgctCTCATGCCTAGCCCAAAAAGTCAAGGAGCTGACCCACCTCACCCTCCAATTTCAGACCCGTAGCCGGAATACCTCTACTTGCCAAACCCTCTAGAAAcactggagacagagactgtgtctgaattcaagagggcctgggataggcacgcaggatctctcggagagagaaagagataatggttactgcggatgggcagctctatgacctcacaatgaaggtgcaaagagccttagcctataggaagaggagatgcaaatgttaagagccttagccaatagggaaaagaggagatagtggttgctgcagatgggaagactggaagggccttcatctgccgtcatgGTTCTGTGGTCTGTGCGAAACTCACAGTCTCCTGCCTGCATCCCTCTCAGTATGGTTACAGGCCCCAGCACAGCACAGAGTTACTAATATACTAACCGCCAAAATCAAAACAGATGCTCAGTAGAGGGCACCAATCGATCCTCCTAAAGTTTGACACATCGGCTGCATTTGACTCCCATCGATCACAAGCTCCTCCTGAATGAACTCGGTGAACTAGTTCTGACTGGAACTGTCCTCAACTAGTTCAAAGAGTTCCTGGAAGGACGGCGCCTTCTCCTCCCAAGGTTGGAAAGCAGTCTGTAGAGTACCTCAAGGGTCCCCACTCTCCCGGTGCTCTACATCATATTTATGAACACCCTGGGCAACCTCACCTTCACTGATGACGAATCCTATGCAGACATCGTCCTCTTGATTCCACTCTACACCAACATTAGGGAATCCTCCAAAAAAGTGAGTGAAGGAGGAGGGCAGGCCATTTGAATAAAGGTTacttcagtttatattcgggtcagtttTACATTTGtagtctataccagtggttcccaaccctctcctggagggccaccaggccaatcgggtttttcaggctagccctaatgaatatgcatggagcagatttgcatgcctgtcactagcctgaaaacctaattggcctggtggccctccaggacagggttgggaaccactggtctattcgGTATGTCTTTCTCCATAATGGTAAAATTAAAGGCCATACTCTTAATTTTTCTCCAACAGGCATATTTAGGAATAACGGCGAAAGAATGAAGATCGACTCTGGGCAGCAGAGAGAGGAATGGAAAGGCAAAGGAAGCTCCGATCTTGCAGCTGACTGTGAGCGAGGTATCGGCAGCATAATACAAAGCAGCATGAAAGCAATAGCACATAAAGGAGAAAGATCAAACTCACAGGAGAGGAATTGCAGCAACGGCCAAAAACTTACACAAACTGGAAATCTCAAAGAAAGTGAGAAACATTTTAAAAGAAGTGATTTTTATTTTGCCAAACATAACATACAAAGGTTTTGGACTGAGGTTCATGACTATCACTGGATGCACAAAACTAACCCGTCTGGAGACGCTGGCCTCTgtgaaaaacaatttaaaagttCTGAGTATGATAAACGGTTCGGTGAGAAAAATGACCTACAAAGGTGTGGAATGACTGGCACCGAAGaaaaaccttttaaatgttctgaatgtgataaacgTTTCATTTTAGAACACAATCTGAAGCGCCATAATATGATTCACacgggagagaaaccatttaaatgCTCTGAATGTCATAATTGTTTCAGTTTGAAAAGCAGCTTGGAACGCCATCAAATGACTCACACAAGAGATAAGCCATTTAAATGCtctgaatgtgataaatgttTTAGTTTCAAAAAAAACCTGCAACGCCATAAAATGATTCACATGGGACACAagccatttaaatgttctgaatgtggtaaatgTTTCAATATTAAAAGCAGCCTGCAACGCCATCAAATGACCCACACGGGGGAGAagccatttaaatgttctgaatgtgataaatgttTCAGTTTGAAAAGCAGCCTGCAACGCCATAAAATGAGTCACACGGAAGACAagccatttaaatgttctgaatgtgataaatgttTGAAAAGTAAAAGCAACCTGAAAGCGCATCAAATGATTCACAGAGgagagaaaccttttaaatgttctgaatgcgGGAAAAGTTATAGCTTCAAAATCAGCTTGCAACACCATGAAATGACTCACAGGGAAGACAagccatttaaatgttctgagtGCGATAAATGTTTCGGTTTCAAAAAAAGCTTGCAACACCATCAAATGACTCACATGGAAGACAAGCCATTTAAATGTTCCGAATGTGATAAATGTTTCAGTTTCAAAAGCCATCTGCAACTTCATCAAATGACTCACACAGAAGACAAGCCATTTAAATGTTCCGAATGTGATAAATGTTTGAAAAGTAAAAGCAACCTGAAATTGCATCAAATGATTCACAGAGGAGAGAagccatttaaatgttctgaatgtgataaatgttTCACTTTAAAACGCAGCCTGCATTACCATAAAATAACTCACACAGGAGAGAGTTCATTTAAATGTTTGGAATGtgataaatgtttttttttcaaaagtggcTTGCAACACCATCAGAGGACTCACATGGGAGATAAACCATTTAAATGTTCGGAATGTGATAAATGTTTTAGTTTCAAAAGCAATATGCAACGCCATAAAAAGACTCACATAGCAGAAAGtccatttaaatgttctgaactGAAATGTTACAGGAAAAACAACCTAAAAGTGC
It contains:
- the LOC117367642 gene encoding gastrula zinc finger protein XlCGF26.1-like isoform X3, coding for MEEDPDSDQLEGGEEEANTENSSQNVSADHTVENLKVEEVLVGDQQEGGEEDTDTKSSLPDVTSLFTVIIKEEDDDPFMDPPESETSEQIHSSVTGIFRNNGERMKIDSGQQREEWKGKGSSDLAADCERGIGSIIQSSMKAIAHKGERSNSQERNCSNGQKLTQTGNLKESEKHFKRSDFYFAKHNIQRFWTEVHDYHWMHKTNPSGDAGLCEKQFKSSEYDKRFGEKNDLQRCGMTGTEEKPFKCSECDKRFILEHNLKRHNMIHTGEKPFKCSECHNCFSLKSSLERHQMTHTRDKPFKCSECDKCFSFKKNLQRHKMIHMGHKPFKCSECGKCFNIKSSLQRHQMTHTGEKPFKCSECDKCFSLKSSLQRHKMSHTEDKPFKCSECDKCLKSKSNLKAHQMIHRGEKPFKCSECGKSYSFKISLQHHEMTHREDKPFKCSECDKCFGFKKSLQHHQMTHMEDKPFKCSECDKCFSFKSHLQLHQMTHTEDKPFKCSECDKCLKSKSNLKLHQMIHRGEKPFKCSECDKCFTLKRSLHYHKITHTGESSFKCLECDKCFFFKSGLQHHQRTHMGDKPFKCSECDKCFSFKSNMQRHKKTHIAESPFKCSELKCYRKNNLKVHQMIHAGEKLF
- the LOC117367642 gene encoding oocyte zinc finger protein XlCOF6-like isoform X2: MSALGSDQKSVTFKDVAAYFLEMEWDILGEWQKKLYKKVIKEIHDILISRGYLIVNPDVIFKIKKEDENYFSQHCELEEKGNPNESTKSHRPKPDILIRFEQEGFRTEPPRSEQRGNLTTTGSWEELHETGSPSYTAENTIEILKMEEDPDSDQLEGGEEEANTENSLPDVTSLFTVIIKEEDDDPFMDPPESETSEQIHSSVTGIFRNNGERMKIDSGQQREEWKGKGSSDLAADCERGIGSIIQSSMKAIAHKGERSNSQERNCSNGQKLTQTGNLKESEKHFKRSDFYFAKHNIQRFWTEVHDYHWMHKTNPSGDAGLCEKQFKSSEYDKRFGEKNDLQRCGMTGTEEKPFKCSECDKRFILEHNLKRHNMIHTGEKPFKCSECHNCFSLKSSLERHQMTHTRDKPFKCSECDKCFSFKKNLQRHKMIHMGHKPFKCSECGKCFNIKSSLQRHQMTHTGEKPFKCSECDKCFSLKSSLQRHKMSHTEDKPFKCSECDKCLKSKSNLKAHQMIHRGEKPFKCSECGKSYSFKISLQHHEMTHREDKPFKCSECDKCFGFKKSLQHHQMTHMEDKPFKCSECDKCFSFKSHLQLHQMTHTEDKPFKCSECDKCLKSKSNLKLHQMIHRGEKPFKCSECDKCFTLKRSLHYHKITHTGESSFKCLECDKCFFFKSGLQHHQRTHMGDKPFKCSECDKCFSFKSNMQRHKKTHIAESPFKCSELKCYRKNNLKVHQMIHAGEKLF
- the LOC117367642 gene encoding oocyte zinc finger protein XlCOF6-like isoform X1; protein product: MSALGSDQKSVTFKDVAAYFLEMEWDILGEWQKKLYKKVIKEIHDILISRGYLIVNPDVIFKIKKEDENYFSQHCELEEKGNPNESTKSHRPKPDILIRFEQEGFRTEPPRSEQRGNLTTTGSWEELHETGSPSYTAENTIEILKMEEDPDSDQLEGGEEEANTENSSQNVSADHTVENLKVEEVLVGDQQEGGEEDTDTKSSLPDVTSLFTVIIKEEDDDPFMDPPESETSEQIHSSVTGIFRNNGERMKIDSGQQREEWKGKGSSDLAADCERGIGSIIQSSMKAIAHKGERSNSQERNCSNGQKLTQTGNLKESEKHFKRSDFYFAKHNIQRFWTEVHDYHWMHKTNPSGDAGLCEKQFKSSEYDKRFGEKNDLQRCGMTGTEEKPFKCSECDKRFILEHNLKRHNMIHTGEKPFKCSECHNCFSLKSSLERHQMTHTRDKPFKCSECDKCFSFKKNLQRHKMIHMGHKPFKCSECGKCFNIKSSLQRHQMTHTGEKPFKCSECDKCFSLKSSLQRHKMSHTEDKPFKCSECDKCLKSKSNLKAHQMIHRGEKPFKCSECGKSYSFKISLQHHEMTHREDKPFKCSECDKCFGFKKSLQHHQMTHMEDKPFKCSECDKCFSFKSHLQLHQMTHTEDKPFKCSECDKCLKSKSNLKLHQMIHRGEKPFKCSECDKCFTLKRSLHYHKITHTGESSFKCLECDKCFFFKSGLQHHQRTHMGDKPFKCSECDKCFSFKSNMQRHKKTHIAESPFKCSELKCYRKNNLKVHQMIHAGEKLF